The Coregonus clupeaformis isolate EN_2021a chromosome 27, ASM2061545v1, whole genome shotgun sequence genomic sequence TTGTTGGCGTAGCCACCGTTGCCGTGGCCGCCGCCGTTGCCACGGTTACCGTTGTAGCCGCCGTTGCTGCCAACGATGCCGTAGTTGCCGTGGTGACCATCGTTGCCGTTGTTGTGGTGGTGTGTCAGTAGCAGCGTTCCATTTCCTCTCTTCTCCGTTAATGGGAACCCCTCCGACAGCAAACTGGCACTGCTAGGTGACTGCGGCGTCGCCGAGGAGCCCAGCAAGTCCTGCCCTTTCTCAGAGGAAAGGGAGTGGTCTGGGTGGCGCTGGCCAATCCCGCGTTGGCGGGAAAGGCAGTGGAGGAGAAAGCCACCGATGGCAACGCccaggctgggggagagagggggatcgGGGAGGGGGGGAAAGAGATGTGAGAGAAGGGATCGTGGGTTAAAGAGAGATTTATTTAAGTTTTGAGAGCAGCAAAGAGTGAGTGAagatgcatgtgtgtgtccatgtgtgtgtgtgtgtgtgtgtgtccatgtgtgtgtccatgtgtgtgtttaTCCTACCTGAAGCAGAGTATGTAGATGACCAGTAGGTGACGTCCTCCAGCCGTGGCCACGGCCCCCCCAGCGCTGGGATCCTCCAGGGTGAGATGGTAGGAGGCTCTGCGACAGGCAGGACTCTCCTCCTTACCCCCTGGTCCACCCTcctggaccacacacacacatacacagtaatAAAGTTCACTTCTAAACAGGTAGGACACTCGCGTTTACCCATTAGACCACCGTCCTGGTGGGGGAGAGACAGGGGCTaggggggacaggagggagagaggagagaggggggacaggaggtagagaggagagagggggggacaggagggagagaggggagaggggagagggaggacaggagggagagaggggtgagggggagagaggagaggggggacaggaggtagagaggagagagggggggacaggagggagagagggagaggggggacaggagggagagaggggagaggggggacaggagggagagaggggagagggagggacaggaggagagaggggagaggggggacaggagggagagagggagaggggggacaggagggagagagggggagagggggacaggagggagagaggggagaggggggacaggagggagagagggagaggggggacaggagggagagggggagaggggggacaggagggagagaggggagagggggacaggagggagagagggggacaggagggagagagggagagggaggacaggagggatagaggggtgagggggacaggagggagagaggggagagggggacaggagggagagaggggagagggggacaggagggagagagagggagagaggggacaggagggagagagggggacaggagggagagagggagagggaggacaggagggagagaggggagaggggggaacaaaggggggagggggagtagGGGTAGCACAGAGTGAACGTGCGTATGcttgcttgcatgtgtgtgtggtgtgtgtgtggtgtgtgtgtggtgtgtgtgtgtgtgtgtgtgtgtgtgtgtgtgtgtgttcagcctaCCTGACATAGACATGTGTATGTCCCCAGGCTCTCCACTGTGACAGTGACCTCCAGGTCAGAGTGATGCTGACGGGTGTGTCTGGGAGAAAAACATTAGACATTTATTATTGTTCTTCTTCATGTTGTTATTTGTATTTGCTGTTGTtataactattattattattattattattattcattgtATAAAGCATCACCTGTGTGGTGGGTGTTCCCAGGTACAGGGGCGTGGTGACACCTGGACGCAGGGCAACAGAACATGGAGACCCACAGAGACACGCAGCTCCCTCAGGGCAGGGGAACAACGacctggaggggagggaggggagagagggagggattggggagagggaaggagggagggaggggggaggagggagggagagagggagggagggatcggggagagggagggagggacaaaataaaaaatatatatatattgatttcaATTGCAACTATAACCTGGAAACTCTTTGCAGTAATGTAAACTTGTAGAAGGTACTTCTAAGTGATTAACAAGcagcagttgttgttgttgttgttattatcatTGATTATCAAGCAGTTTCactcaccttctccactgtcaCACAGCTTCAGAGCATCCTCTACTTCCTCTCCCTGGATGGGCCTACAACATACACACGGAGGGTAAgatcgcgtgtgtgtgtgtgtgtgtgtgtgtgcttaaatACTTCtgttatagtgtgtgtgttaCTCACTCTGTCATGCTGGGGCCACAGGTTCCCTCTTTGGCCCTCCACACACACCCCAGGGGCCTAGCCCGGGCACACACCTCACAGTTGGTGTACAGGCTGCACCCCTCTGCCCCCACACGGGCCAGGGATAGGGGGGTACCTACTAGAGCCTGCccctgaggagggagggagggagagagggagggagggagggagggagggagggagggagggagggaggggagagagaggagggagggagagagggaggggagagagaggagcgggggagagagagaggagggaaggaatagAAGTTTagcttgtgtctgtgtgtgtgtgtgtgtgtgtgtgtgtgtgtgtgtgtgtgtgtgtgtgtgtgtgtgtgtgtgtgtgtgtgtgtgtgtgtgtgtgtctgtgtgtctgtgtgtgtctgtgtgtgtttgtgtgtgtgttaccttgtgtaGCAGTATGTTGTTGACAGGTTCCTGTTCAGAGAAGAGAGGTATCTCCTGTAGTAGCGTAGTGTTGTGTCCTACCACCACTACTCTGTGGAGCTCCCCCCGATCtggtggtcacacacacacacacacacacacacacacacacacacagacacacacacgttaacAAGATCAAAGCACACATTTGGAGTTCTCTTTGTCACAATCATTCCTTCTTTAAGTATTTTCCAGATCCCTCCTTTCTCCTTCCAGAAGTCTTCCTTCCTCTCACTTTAACATTTCTCCTTACTCTCACTTTAACATCCCTCCTTCCTTTACCATCCCTCCTTCCTTTACCATCCCTCCTTCCTTTAACATCCCTCCTTCCTTTAACATCCCTCCTTCCTTTACCATCCCTCCTTCCTTTACCATCCCTCCTTCCTTTAACATCTCTCCTTCCTTTAACATCTCTCCTTCCTTTACCCCACCAacactcctttctctccctccacccctactttctcactctcctccccctcctcccatccccctcccctctcacctGTTCCCAGGTGCAGCACGGTGGCTGCGTTGCTCTGCGACAGCGTGGTCGTCCTGGTAACAGCTACTTTAGTGTATGTGACTCCCCTCCTCACCAGTATAGGCACTGCGATCACACTGTTCTCCATCAGAGGGTGGTCTCTCATAAACGTCAACACCTTCAAGcatatataatattattattatatatatattatattgatATAGATTagtataattatattattattatactgtattatatattACCTTGTCCGGCAGCTTGAGAGAAGACTCGAAGCCCTCCGCTCTCAGAGCACTGTTCAGACACTGGGTAAAGGAAAGATTTAGTTAATATTTAAAGTTCTTAACTCATTCATCTATCTCAAATAACTTTTAACTAGGCAGGTCCTGGTGTAACCTGGTACTGAGCACCTGTCCAGGTCTAGGTGTTGATAGTGGTTCTAGGTAATGTGTTCTAGACTGTACCTGTCCTGGTCTAGGTATTGATAGTGGTTCTAGGTAATGTGTTCTAGACTGTACCTGTCCTGGTCTAGGTGTTGATAGTGGTTCTAGGTAATGTGTTCTAGACTGTACCTGTCCTGGTCTAGGTGTTGATAGTGGTTCTAGGTAATGTGTTCTAGACTGTACCTGTCCAGGTCTAGGTATTGATAGTGGTTCTATGTAATGTGTTCTAGACTGTACCTGTCCTGGTCTAGGTGTTGATAGTGGTTCTAGGTAATGTGTTCTAGACTGTACCTGTCCAGGTCTAGGTGTTGATAGTGGTTCTATGTAATGTGTTCTAGACTGTACCTGTCCTGGTCTAGGTATTGGTAGTGGTTCTATGTAATGTGTTCTAGACTGTACCTGTCCTGGTCTAGGTTTTGGTACTGGTTCTAGGTAATGTGTTCTAGACTGTACCTGTCCAGGTCTAGGTGTTGGTACTGGTACTGGTTCTAGGTAATGTGTTCTAGACTGTACCTGCCCAGGTCTAGGTGTTGATAGTGGTTCTATGTAATGTGTTCTAGACTGTACCTGTCCTGGTCTAGGTGTTGGTACTGGTTCTGGGTTGATCCAGTTCTCACAGGTCTTCTTCAGTTCCTTAAAGGGTCCGTCCATCACTTTACTGATGTCAGccagactgtacacacacaccgcTGACAACTCCTCATactccctgcacacacacacacacacacacacacacacacacacacaggagagagggagaggatttgATTTAGGTGAACAAGTATAATGAAAGGAAGTTTCACATGttcctgttgttgtctctctcactctatacTCTCTACCAGTTGAggctcctcagtgaatttcatacaaattaaaatagtgaaacattcaagaagttatcctttttagataaaactacactaaatatattcacgtcaccaaataattgattaaaacacactgattagcaatgaaggtctacagtagcctcagcagcactctgtagggtaggtccatggtgtagccggaggacagctagcttccgttctcctctgggtacattgacttcaatacaaaacctaggaggctcgtagtTCTCAGTCCATTCCATAGACTTACGCAGtgattatgacaacttccggacaacgtcctccaacctatcagagctcttgcagcatgaactgacatgttgtccacccaatcaaaaggatcaaagaatgaatctagtactgaaagcataagctacagctagctagcactgcagtgcataaaatgtggtgggtagttgactcaaagagagagaaagacaacagttttgaacaaattaatttattctaaAATGAAGGAGTAGCAAGAAagcgagctagctatatttcatagtatatattttttcactttcacttacttagctagtgtcaaaggcagctagctagtttagcctattcAAACACCTGggtcaaacagagagggatgctatgttagctagctggctatggctatccagcactggaactcttccaagtcaagttaagcttttggttttattacttcattgccaccggggcccgcagctataactgctaaactgcttgctgactacactgtactgcatgattgtagcgggtttactaacactttagttctagtagctatgttgattatgacgttagctaataatggtgagtagggctgttgtggtgaccacATCACCACCGCACAggcagtcatgaccgcagtaaaattccactTGACCATTGAGTCATGGTAATCTCCTCTTACAGTGTGCACTCAGGACATGTGTTGGTAGGACCCAAACGACCAttaggtcgctaatggcctggtactccgGCCTCTATTGTCcttctaaccactctgacatcagtgcaaatgcaatcgaaaaatCACataaacacttatcatcaaaacagcttcatgcttttaaaactcacctcattGTGAtgatacgtaaaaatgtatgcacacatgaccgtaagtcgctttggataaaagcgtcccgctaaatggcatattattattattattatgatcaatttgaagaaagaagttcaaaaGCAAGTTGAAACtgattgtggatgttgtttcaaagcctaacacaacgaaatggacagtgGTTTCTAAGTTGATTATTAATTCAAAACTCTCATACACATATTAGAGCTTAGGCATTTGCATTGggcttatgagcccaagcccgaaaAAAAACACCTGAATTAAAAAgattgtgccgttatacaatacataacctactgcatattactcacggcagaaaaacataaaacaaaactgatttaagatgtcttcgGTACATAactggtctagcctatactccaaaagtAAACAACTTTGagtaatcgcctttgagtgtggactgtattaatGCCCTCATACATTTCTATCCAGGAGTCTGGGAGAGAACCTGTAGACCGAGGCGATGcggttggttcattgattgtacAGGGCGGCTTAcgattatagtgaatttgtatatGATTTTGAATAACCTAGTAATAGGGATTTCTTTATATGTTCATTActaataggctgacacattacctttagctacagaatatctcaccaccatgcgtttccatctcctctctctcctttattcctttctcaAGCGCGCAGAGGGGCTGTCAAACGTTTAGTAAAATATGTTTTGTTTGCGAAAACATCTTAATATCGATGTTctcgaacagatttcacttggtttcccaaattaaagTACTggctgggtagctgcaggaacagggttggagagcccatggcatacagagtttgggcggaatatcacctgtcgcgcaGCGAGAGCATACTCCTCAAACATTGGGTGAtgtgtggagtgaaataagtgttcttgtATTTCTTAGCTGCTCATATCATGCACAGCTCTCTGCAATAAAACCGAAGTAGCCTATCTGGCGTCGTTGAAAATCGGACCGGCGGGAAAACGCgcagcctccattcgctattgGAGGGCATAAGGATGACATGTCTTTTTGCCCCTTGCCCCTGTTCCTGatcatttgataatgggccattatAAATCTAAACTGATTTTagatattagtaaagacaagattaaattgagaatagtctgatggggtgaaaatatgatcaattgatgagagaacagtgtgtgcagcctgaggcaaggaacagagcgcagGCTTTTTTctgactttctcaaatcatcaatagcctttagtcgcatcatgcagcccatatacctttttgatttctaagacattctaaggtttgtatcattcatcACTatagttgccaaataactctaaatctagcgtataggacctttttcaaatgatcacttttaagCTCAACATtgccacttcatatgcgcacttcCTCCGGAATtctattcagctaagttcaattatattcttcttactttaaaatcatataatgtaaaataatggcatggggacttataagcatatcttgtctgctaaatgaactagcctacagcctatggcatggagcatagccagataacatacagtaggccaactcatttCTGTTGTTCTGAaaaacattttcttcatatcatgtttctttagacctgactaaaataaataatggatttattacGATGGTGTTTATTAAATTGATTGTTTATATACTTTTTaactgtagatgttccaaaggcgccCATCATCGGCTTGAATGCAGCTTCTAttcgtggaggcctggagatgctaaatcaattgccgtgagaccggcagtcattTTGTAATAACCACCACAGCCCTAATGGAGACACAACGATGAAGGCTGTGTGTGCAgcggttagcggtcatgatatgaaggtttggcttggaacagggttttttttctctctcgccAGGTCACAGACACagttgatgtgttgtgcactgaagtccacaagtccATCCATCCTTACCACTGAGAAGTGAAGAGACCGTAGAAGTGTGTTGAGCTAGGGTCTCCAGATGTGTGTTGTGTCGTGTAGACATCGGTCAGTATGTTGTAACGCTGTCCGCTGGCTCTGTCCTCACACACCAACTGAGCCTTGAGGAAGGTGGTCCAACGCCTCTGTAATGTCTTCATACCACCTACATcagactagagagagatagatggggagagagagaggggggagatagagggagagagagggggagagagagaggggggagagagagaggggagagagaggggggagagagaggggggagaggggggagagagggggagagagagggggagagagagagggggagaggggggagagagaggggggagagagagggggagagggggagagagagggagatggagagagagagagagagagggggatggagagagaggggagagagagagagaggggggtagagagggggtggagagagagagcggggagtgGGAaaagggggggttgggggggtggagcgagagagggggtggtggagggggagtggagagagagagagagagagagagagagagagagagagagagagagagagagagagagagagagagagagagagagagagagagattgtataaAGATACAGTGAAAAGAGCatgaaggaggaaaggagaagagagagacttGATGATTACTATAAGAGGCCTAGGGTGGTCTCACCAAAAATATGTGAGGAGTGGGACTTCAAAAAAAATCCTATGTATTTGCTAGGGTCAAGCAAATTAATGTGAAACGACAAAGAGAGAAACAAATAGACGGACGGGCggttccccccccaccccccccgccCGCCTCCCATACACTGCCCCAGACCTACCTTGCAGACACGTGCGACCCTGGGAACTTTGACCTTAGTGTAGAGGTCGTACTCCTTGGCGACCTCTGTAAAGAAGAAATAGATCTTGTTGTCGTCTCCTGTTGGGTTGTTGTCTTCGTCCTGCTCTATGAACACTGAGGACACGAACTCTgggtctgcagagagagagagacacacgtaCAAACAACCTgcgtttaggtgtgtgtgtgaagcacAGCGTGTGTGTTTTCTGTCTGCGCGTGCctgttttctcctgtgtgtgtgtgtgtgtgtgagtgtgtgtgtgtgttttctcaccACTGAGCCAGTTGATGGATCTCTCGGTGCGGATACGTTCCTGCTCCTGTCCGGTTGCCCGGGAGATATCGAACAACGTTCCCAGGAAGTTACTGGTGGCAGCTGTGTACAAGatacctcctagagagagagagagagagagagaaggaagagagagagagagagagagagagagagagagagagagagagagagagagagagagagaaagagagagagagacatatctgagtgtgtattagagtgtgtatTTGAGTGTGTTGGACTGTTATTAAAGTGTGTATTTGAGTATGTGATGTGGTGTGTATTCAAGTGTCTATTAGTGTTAGCAAGTTAGCAAGTAagccttgtctgagccagaatggcccatagggcaggagcctatctcctgtttctgtagtgagacagcttgatgtacaggacaccccctggacaggacactagtctatctcctgtttctgtagtgagacagcttgatgtacaagtacaccccctggacaggacactagtatatctcctgtttctgtagtgagacagcttgatgtacaggacaccccctggacaggacactagtctatctcctgtttctgtagtgaggcagcttgatgtacaagtacac encodes the following:
- the LOC121554576 gene encoding semaphorin-4F-like, whose protein sequence is MLGPQQFRGVANFSTFLLDRSSGVLFLGARDAILAVDTNNLAQPPRTIVWDVPEEKRRSCVAKGKTEGDCNNYIRLLEFLGDGWIYACGTYAFDPQCAFVNVSSFSLERGEDGGVRMETGKGKCPFEPSQHYTAVMAGGILYTAATSNFLGTLFDISRATGQEQERIRTERSINWLSDPEFVSSVFIEQDEDNNPTGDDNKIYFFFTEVAKEYDLYTKVKVPRVARVCKSDVGGMKTLQRRWTTFLKAQLVCEDRASGQRYNILTDVYTTQHTSGDPSSTHFYGLFTSQWEYEELSAVCVYSLADISKVMDGPFKELKKTCENWINPEPVPTPRPGQCLNSALRAEGFESSLKLPDKVLTFMRDHPLMENSVIAVPILVRRGVTYTKVAVTRTTTLSQSNAATVLHLGTDRGELHRVVVVGHNTTLLQEIPLFSEQEPVNNILLHKGQALVGTPLSLARVGAEGCSLYTNCEVCARARPLGCVWRAKEGTCGPSMTEPIQGEEVEDALKLCDSGEGRCSPALRELRVSVGLHVLLPCVQVSPRPCTWEHPPHRHTRQHHSDLEVTVTVESLGTYTCLCQEGGPGGKEESPACRRASYHLTLEDPSAGGAVATAGGRHLLVIYILCFSLGVAIGGFLLHCLSRQRGIGQRHPDHSLSSEKGQDLLGSSATPQSPSSASLLSEGFPLTEKRGNGTLLLTHHHNNGNDGHHGNYGIVGSNGGYNGNRGNGGGHGNGGYANNANCNVQTAASAVDGLKLHVQEMVTGERSGGERESGRPERGQGDEEDEGLGEGLVGLEEELAGFALFKLPAPLAQCEESSI